The following proteins are encoded in a genomic region of Arachis stenosperma cultivar V10309 chromosome 4, arast.V10309.gnm1.PFL2, whole genome shotgun sequence:
- the LOC130975592 gene encoding sugar carrier protein C-like: protein MADGLIGEGSANGKQYPGKLTFRALMSCIIAAFGGLLKTWLGGVTSMSPFLKKFFPNVYAKKLNVKPSENLYCTFDSQVLTIFISSLYLAAFVASLCASSITRIFGRRLTMLSGGILFLAGAGFNAFAQKVWMLIVGRMLLGFGIGCANQSVPIYVSEVAPHKYRGALNMMFQLAITIGIFVANVLNCFFVTMNNGEGWRYSLGFAAVPAVMIVIGAIFLPDSPSSLIERGKNEKAKQELIKMRGTTDVDEEFNDLVEASESPRSVKNPWATLLKRHYRPQLVIAIAIPLFQQLTGVNVITFYAPVLFRAVGFSSEPSCLLASMVIAIFNALATFILIFTVNKIGRRKLFFGGGAQMFICQIVLTTAIASEFGIDGNPESLTTLYVVFVVSFICFYVMGFAWSWAPLGWLIPLFPLEVRPAAQSIIVSVSMIFNFVIAQVFTSMFCHIKFGLFIIFAFFVLVMSGFIYIFLPEIKGAPIEVVWQNHFYWKKFVKSASAASEEVNTNVDNSC from the exons ATGGCCGATGGACTCATTGGAGAGGGCTCTGCCAATGGAAAGCAATATCCGGGAAAACTGACTTTCCGGGCTCTTATGTCGTGTATCATTGCTGCGTTTGGAGGATTACTCAAAACCTGGCT AGGTGGAGTCACATCCATGAGTCCTTTCTTGAAGAAATTTTTTCCAAATGTCTATGCAAAGAAGCTGAACGTGAAGCCATCTGAAAATCTGTATTGCACGTTTGACAGCCAGGTTTTAACCATCTTTATATCCTCCCTGTATCTGGCTGCATTCGTGGCATCACTCTGCGCGTCTTCCATCACTCGAATCTTTGGAAGGCGTCTTACCATGTTGTCCGGCGGTATTCTGTTTCTCGCCGGTGCCGGTTTCAATGCCTTTGCTCAGAAAGTGTGGATGCTCATTGTTGGTCGCATGTTGCTTGGCTTCGGAATTGGATGTGCCAATCAGTCTGTTCCAATCTATGTGTCGGAGGTTGCTCCTCACAAATACAGAGGAGCCCTTAACATGATGTTCCAATTGGCCATCACCATTGGAATCTTTGTCGCCAACGTCCTCAACTGTTTCTTCGTCACGATGAATAACGGTGAAGGCTGGCGCTACAGCTTGGGTTTCGCGGCTGTCCCCGCCGTCATGATCGTCATCGGCGCAATCTTTCTCCCCGACTCGCCGAGCTCCTTGATCGAGCGTGGCAAAAATGAGAAAGCCAAGCAAGAACTGATAAAGATGAGAGGAACCACTGACGTGGACGAGGAATTCAACGACCTTGTTGAGGCTAGTGAATCGCCGAGGTCAGTGAAAAATCCATGGGCTACTCTCTTGAAGAGGCATTATAGGCCTCAACTCGTGATAGCCATAGCCATTCCTCTCTTCCAACAGCTCACCGGCGTGAATGTGATTACATTCTATGCTCCAGTTTTATTCAGAGCTGTTGGTTTTAGCAGTGAGCCTTCTTGTCTTCTGGCTTCTATGGTTATTGCAATTTTTAACGCACTCGctacttttattttaatcttCACTGTTAATAAAATTGGAAGGCGCAAGCTCTTTTTCGGAGGTGGTGCTCAAATGTTTATCTGTCAAATTGTGTTAACCACCGCCATAGCAAGTGAATTTGGAATCGATGGAAACCCAGAATCATTGACAACATTGTATGTGGTCTTTGTGGTGAGTTTTATATGCTTCTATGTGATGGGATTTGCATGGTCATGGGCTCCTCTTGGATGGTTAATTCCTCTATTTCCCCTTGAAGTCAGACCTGCAGCTCAGAGTATCATTGTGTCTGTTAGTATGATTTTCAATTTTGTGATTGCTCAAGTATTCACCTCCATGTTCTGCCACATAAAATTTGGCCTCTTCATCATCTTTGCTTTCTTTGTTTTGGTTATGAGTggttttatttatatatttcttCCTGAGATCAAAGGAGCTCCTATTGAAGTTGTATGGCAAAATCATTTTTATTGGAAGAAATTTGTCAAGTCTGCAAGTGCTGCAAGTGAAGAAGTTAATACGAACGTGGATAATTCATGTTGA
- the LOC130972902 gene encoding SPX domain-containing membrane protein At4g22990-like isoform X2, producing the protein MVGFGKKLRESQIQEWKGYYFNYKLMKKKVKRYLEQMEVGAQNRHNVLRDFSVLLDTQIEKIVLFLLEQQGVLAHRLYDLAQEHHSLLQQPNNSNISELQEAYREVGRDLLRLLHFLEMNAIGLRKILKKFDKRLGYKFTDYYVKTRANHPYSQLRQVFRHVGIGAVVGVLSHSFADLHDLQLCQGSYISIYDQPSYTHQDPILESIKLAVDRLSNSTSFLQFLGRRAFIVQNEQLPSSPGDQIIMDDQFHFMSLLLNLANTFLYMVNTYIIVPTADNYSLNLGAAASVCGVVIGSMAVAQVFSSVYFSAWSNRSYLRPLIFSSIVLLIGNTLYALAYDLNSLPVLLIGRLFCGLGSARAVNRRYISDCVPSKLRMQASAGFVSASALGMACGPALAWLLQKDFRIFNLTMNQDTLPGWVMALAWLIYLLWLWICFKDPSNNKNEGILVSYQSNNVEIHVAVEDEQTQPLLMNTAESKQQENEDDEEENPDKETQKPITSIVAAYKLLTPSVKVQLYVYFMLKYAMEIVLAESSLVTEYYFIWSTSNVAIFLACLGLTVLPVNIVVGNYISNIFEERQVLLGSEIMVCIGLVLSFQAVIPYSVPQYVGSALITFVSAEVLEGVNLSLLSRVMSSRLSRGTFNGGLLSTEAGTLARVIADGTITIAGYFGQSQLLNTTLLPALFFCISSILATCYTYNSLY; encoded by the exons ATGGTTGGCTTTGGCAAGAAGTTGAGAGAATCACAAATTCAAGAATGGAAAGG GTATTATTTTAACTACaaattgatgaagaagaaagtGAAGAGATACTTAGAACAAATGGAGGTTGGAGCACAAAACCGCCACAATGTTCTCAGAGACTTCTCAGTGCTGCTAGACACTCAG atAGAAAAGATTGTTCTGTTTCTGCTTGAACAACAAGGAGTTTTAGCACACAGGCTGTATGATCTTGCACAAGAGCACCACAGTCTCTTACAGCAGCCGAATAATTCAAACATCTCTGAACTCCAAGAAGCATACAGAGAAGTCGGCCGAGATCTTCTGCGACTTCTTCATTTTCTAGAAATGAATGCAATTGGTCTGAGAAAGATCTTGAAGAAGTTTGACAAACGGCTTGGCTATAAATTCACAGACTATTACGTGAAGACGCGCGCAAATCATCCTTATTCGCAGTTAAGGCAGGTTTTCAGGCATGTG GGTATTGGCGCTGTCGTCGGAGTCTTATCTCATAGCTTTGCAGATCTTCATGATTTACAACTATGTCAAGGAAGCTACATCTCTATATATGATCAACCTTCCTATACTCATCAA GATCCAATTCTTGAGTCCATAAAATTGGCAGTGGACAGATTATCAAACTCAACAAGCTTCCTTCAGTTCTTGGGAAGGCGCGCTTTTATCGTGCAAAACGAGCAGCTACCATCTTCACCTGGAGATCAAATCATCATGGATGATCAATTTCATTTCATGTCACTTCTATTGAACTTGGCAAACACATTCTTGTACATGGTCAATACATACATCATTGTGCCTACAGCAGATAACTACTCCTTGAACCTTGGAGCTGCAGCCTCTGTATGTGGCGTGGTCATTGGATCTATGGCCGTCGCGCAAGTGTTTTCGTCAGTTTATTTCAGCGCATGGTCTAATAGATCGTATCTGAGACCACTGATATTCAGTAGCATTGTTCTTCTAATTGGTAACACCTTGTATGCATTGGCTTATGACCTGAATTCACTACCAGTTCTTTTGATTGGACGCCTTTTTTGCGG GTTAGGCTCTGCAAGAGCAGTTAATAGGCGTTACATCAGCGACTGTGTACCGTCGAAACTTCGGATGCAGGCTTCGGCAGGCTTTGTTAGCGCGAGCGCTCTAGGAATGGCATGCGGTCCTGCACTTGCTTGGTTGTTGCAGAAAGATTTTAGGATTTTCAACCTCACCATGAACCAGGACACTTTACCTGGTTGGGTTATGGCTCTTGCATGGCTTATATATCTTTTATGGTTGTGGATTTGTTTCAAGGACCCTTCAAACAACAAGAATGAAGGAATTCTCGTATCATATCAATCGAATAATGTCG AAATACATGTTGCAGTAGAAGATGAACAAACACAACCATTGCTGATGAATACAGCAGAATCAAAGCaacaagagaatgaagatgatgaagaagaaaatccTGATAAAGAAACTCAAAAGCCTATAACTTCCATTGTAGCAGCATACAAGTTACTTACCCCATCAGTAAAG GTTCAATTGTATGTATATTTCATGCTCAAGTATGCAATGGAAATTGTGCTTGCTGAATCAAGCCTTGTGACTGAGTACTATTTTATATGGTCAACAAGCAATGTAGCAATTTTTCTTGCATGCCTTGGCCTAACTGTGCTTCCTGTCAATATAGTTGTTGGAAACTACATCAGCAACATTTTTGAGGAAAG ACAAGTTCTGTTGGGCTCAGAAATCATGGTATGCATAGGACTAGTCCTAAGCTTCCAAGCAGTGATCCCTTATTCAGTGCCTCAATATGTTGGATCAGCCCTTATCACATTTGTATCTGCTGAGGTTCTTGAAG GAGTAAACCTTTCACTACTATCAAGAGTGATGTCATCAAGGCTTTCACGTGGAACCTTCAATGGAGGATTGTTGTCAACAGAAGCTGGAACACTAGCAAGAGTAATTGCAGATGGAACCATAACTATCGCTGGCTATTTTGGTCAAAGTCAACTCCTCAATACCACTTTACTCCCTGCACTCTTCTTCTGCATCTCTTCCATTCTTGCTACTTGCTACACTTACAACTCTCtttattag
- the LOC130972902 gene encoding SPX domain-containing membrane protein At4g22990-like isoform X1: MVGFGKKLRESQIQEWKGYYFNYKLMKKKVKRYLEQMEVGAQNRHNVLRDFSVLLDTQIEKIVLFLLEQQGVLAHRLYDLAQEHHSLLQQPNNSNISELQEAYREVGRDLLRLLHFLEMNAIGLRKILKKFDKRLGYKFTDYYVKTRANHPYSQLRQVFRHVGIGAVVGVLSHSFADLHDLQLCQGSYISIYDQPSYTHQDPILESIKLAVDRLSNSTSFLQFLGRRAFIVQNEQLPSSPGDQIIMDDQFHFMSLLLNLANTFLYMVNTYIIVPTADNYSLNLGAAASVCGVVIGSMAVAQVFSSVYFSAWSNRSYLRPLIFSSIVLLIGNTLYALAYDLNSLPVLLIGRLFCGLGSARAVNRRYISDCVPSKLRMQASAGFVSASALGMACGPALAWLLQKDFRIFNLTMNQDTLPGWVMALAWLIYLLWLWICFKDPSNNKNEGILVSYQSNNVGPEIHVAVEDEQTQPLLMNTAESKQQENEDDEEENPDKETQKPITSIVAAYKLLTPSVKVQLYVYFMLKYAMEIVLAESSLVTEYYFIWSTSNVAIFLACLGLTVLPVNIVVGNYISNIFEERQVLLGSEIMVCIGLVLSFQAVIPYSVPQYVGSALITFVSAEVLEGVNLSLLSRVMSSRLSRGTFNGGLLSTEAGTLARVIADGTITIAGYFGQSQLLNTTLLPALFFCISSILATCYTYNSLY, from the exons ATGGTTGGCTTTGGCAAGAAGTTGAGAGAATCACAAATTCAAGAATGGAAAGG GTATTATTTTAACTACaaattgatgaagaagaaagtGAAGAGATACTTAGAACAAATGGAGGTTGGAGCACAAAACCGCCACAATGTTCTCAGAGACTTCTCAGTGCTGCTAGACACTCAG atAGAAAAGATTGTTCTGTTTCTGCTTGAACAACAAGGAGTTTTAGCACACAGGCTGTATGATCTTGCACAAGAGCACCACAGTCTCTTACAGCAGCCGAATAATTCAAACATCTCTGAACTCCAAGAAGCATACAGAGAAGTCGGCCGAGATCTTCTGCGACTTCTTCATTTTCTAGAAATGAATGCAATTGGTCTGAGAAAGATCTTGAAGAAGTTTGACAAACGGCTTGGCTATAAATTCACAGACTATTACGTGAAGACGCGCGCAAATCATCCTTATTCGCAGTTAAGGCAGGTTTTCAGGCATGTG GGTATTGGCGCTGTCGTCGGAGTCTTATCTCATAGCTTTGCAGATCTTCATGATTTACAACTATGTCAAGGAAGCTACATCTCTATATATGATCAACCTTCCTATACTCATCAA GATCCAATTCTTGAGTCCATAAAATTGGCAGTGGACAGATTATCAAACTCAACAAGCTTCCTTCAGTTCTTGGGAAGGCGCGCTTTTATCGTGCAAAACGAGCAGCTACCATCTTCACCTGGAGATCAAATCATCATGGATGATCAATTTCATTTCATGTCACTTCTATTGAACTTGGCAAACACATTCTTGTACATGGTCAATACATACATCATTGTGCCTACAGCAGATAACTACTCCTTGAACCTTGGAGCTGCAGCCTCTGTATGTGGCGTGGTCATTGGATCTATGGCCGTCGCGCAAGTGTTTTCGTCAGTTTATTTCAGCGCATGGTCTAATAGATCGTATCTGAGACCACTGATATTCAGTAGCATTGTTCTTCTAATTGGTAACACCTTGTATGCATTGGCTTATGACCTGAATTCACTACCAGTTCTTTTGATTGGACGCCTTTTTTGCGG GTTAGGCTCTGCAAGAGCAGTTAATAGGCGTTACATCAGCGACTGTGTACCGTCGAAACTTCGGATGCAGGCTTCGGCAGGCTTTGTTAGCGCGAGCGCTCTAGGAATGGCATGCGGTCCTGCACTTGCTTGGTTGTTGCAGAAAGATTTTAGGATTTTCAACCTCACCATGAACCAGGACACTTTACCTGGTTGGGTTATGGCTCTTGCATGGCTTATATATCTTTTATGGTTGTGGATTTGTTTCAAGGACCCTTCAAACAACAAGAATGAAGGAATTCTCGTATCATATCAATCGAATAATGTCG GACCAGAAATACATGTTGCAGTAGAAGATGAACAAACACAACCATTGCTGATGAATACAGCAGAATCAAAGCaacaagagaatgaagatgatgaagaagaaaatccTGATAAAGAAACTCAAAAGCCTATAACTTCCATTGTAGCAGCATACAAGTTACTTACCCCATCAGTAAAG GTTCAATTGTATGTATATTTCATGCTCAAGTATGCAATGGAAATTGTGCTTGCTGAATCAAGCCTTGTGACTGAGTACTATTTTATATGGTCAACAAGCAATGTAGCAATTTTTCTTGCATGCCTTGGCCTAACTGTGCTTCCTGTCAATATAGTTGTTGGAAACTACATCAGCAACATTTTTGAGGAAAG ACAAGTTCTGTTGGGCTCAGAAATCATGGTATGCATAGGACTAGTCCTAAGCTTCCAAGCAGTGATCCCTTATTCAGTGCCTCAATATGTTGGATCAGCCCTTATCACATTTGTATCTGCTGAGGTTCTTGAAG GAGTAAACCTTTCACTACTATCAAGAGTGATGTCATCAAGGCTTTCACGTGGAACCTTCAATGGAGGATTGTTGTCAACAGAAGCTGGAACACTAGCAAGAGTAATTGCAGATGGAACCATAACTATCGCTGGCTATTTTGGTCAAAGTCAACTCCTCAATACCACTTTACTCCCTGCACTCTTCTTCTGCATCTCTTCCATTCTTGCTACTTGCTACACTTACAACTCTCtttattag